Within the Marinobacter qingdaonensis genome, the region GTCGGTGCCGGTGGCGAGGCGGAAGATGTCTTCCGCGCTCAGATCAACCGGGCCGACGACGCTGGCACAGACCACCCCGTGCAGGCCGAAGAAGTCCAGGGCGTCGTCACCCCAGGGATCGGCGAACAGGATGTCTTCCAGCGCTTCGATGTCGGAGTTGGATAGCATCGATCAGTTACTCCCGGCCTTTTTGGCTTCTTCCGCGGCGCGCTGACGTTTGCGCACTTCCCGAGGATCATTGTAGGCCCGTCCCGGGGTTACCGGTACGTCGACGCCTGCGGGCTCGGCCGGTTTGGCCTGCTCGGACTTGGCCGCCGGCTGCTCGGCCGGCTTGGCGCTCTCGGCCTTGGCGTCGGACTTGGGCTCAGGCGCGGCGGCCGGCTTCGGCTCAGCCTTGGCCTCGGTTTTGGGCTCGGCCTCAGCCTGGGCGGGCTTTGCCTCGGCCTTGGCTTCGGCGGACTTTTGCTCAGCCTTGGCGTCAGCGGCAGCCGCGGGCTTGTCCTGGGCCTTGGGCGATTGCGCCTTGCTTTCAGCCGGCTGCTTGGCGTCCTTGGCTTCGGCGGCCTTGGACTCGGCAGGCTTCGGTTCAGCCTGCTTGGACGCAGCTGGCTTTTGTTCGGCCTGCTTGGGCTCGGCTGGCTTGGACTCGGCTGGCTTTTGCTCGGCCGCTTTCGCCTCGGCGGGCTTCTGGTCCGCCGGCTTCTTGTCGGCAGCTTCAGACGCGGGCTTGCCGGTCTCGGCTTTGGTCTCGGTCTTGGACTCAGCCGGCTTGGCCTTGGCCTCCGGAGCCTGTTCGGCCTTGGCTTTCGGCGCCTCGTCTGCGCCGGCCTTGGCCGCACCTTCGGACTTGGCCGGGGCGCTGTCATCCGCCTTGGCCTTGGCAGCCTCCTCAGGCTTGACCTGGGGCTTCTGGCTGTCGGCTTTCGCCTCGGCCTTGGCGTCTTGCTTCGGCGCTTCGCTGGCCTGCGCGGACTTGTCGTCCTGGGCCTTGGCGGCCGGAGCCTGGTCCTTCTGCGGCTGGCTGGCTTCCGCCGCCTTCACCTCGGACTTGGCGGCCTCACCGGATTGCTCCGGCTGGGTGTCCTTCTGGTGCTTTTCGCTGCGCACCGCCTTGCGATCGGCCGGGGTAGAGGCCGGCGTTTCGGCCGGTGAGCCGTCGCGGTTGCGCTGGCGACGTGGCTTGCGCGGCTTGTCGCTGCCGCCGCCTTTCTCGCCGGAGCTGCCCTTGTCGCCGCCCGGCTTCTTGGCGGACTGCTGGTCCTTCTGCTCGCGGGTGTCCTTCTGGTCCTTTTGGTCCTTCTGGTCGCGCTGGCCCTGATCGCGCTGCGGCTTGTTGCGGCCCTGGCCGCGGCCACGACCCTGACCGCCCTGGCGACCGTCACCGCCCTTGTTGTCGGCGGTTTTGGTGTCCGCGCCGCGGTTGTCGGTGCCTTTGCTGTCAGCGGCCTTGTCGGCACCCTGACGGTTCTGGTTGCCGCGGTTGCGACCGCGACCACGGTTGTCGTCGCCACGGCCCTGCTGGCCGCCCTGACGGCGATCGTTGCCGCTGCGGTTGCCGCCACTGCGCTGGTCGTCACGGGCGACGCGGGACTTGCGACGGTCCTGGCGGCCCTGGTTGCGGCGATCTTCGCGGGCGGATTTGCCCGTGTCGCGGCTTTCCTCGGTCTGGGCTTCCTCATCGCCGAAGAAGTTGGCGATCTTGCGGCCCAGGCGGCGGAACAGGCCCTCTTCCTGCTCTTCAGCGGGTTCGGCTTTCGCGGCCGGGGTGGGGGCCGGGGCGCTCGGGCGAATGGCTTTCACCGCCGCCTGCTCACGAACCGGACGTTCGGCGGCCGGGGCCTCGAACACTTCCTCTTCACGCACGCTGTACTCCTGGGCCACCTGGTGGCTGGAGATGTGCTCCGGCGTGGTTTCGTCCTGGCGCAGGCGCAGGATTTCAAAGTGCGGGGTCTCCATGTGCGGGACCGGCACCACAACCACGTTCACTTCCTGGCGCGCTTCGATGTCGGCCAGCTGCTTGCGCTTCTCGTTCAGCAGGAAGGTGGCGACGGACACAGGCACCACGGCCCGGACTTCGCCGGTCTTCTCCTTGGAGGATTCCTCGTAGATCAGGCGCATGATGCTCAGCGCCAGGGACTCGATGCCGCGGATGGTGCCCTGGCCTTCACAGCGCGGGCAGACTTCGCTGCGGGTCTCGCCCAGGGATGGACGCAGGCGCTGACGGGACATTTCCAGCAGGCCGAAGCGGGAAATCTTGCCGACCTGGACCCGGGCCCGGTCGATTTCCAGGGCCTCGCGGATCTTCTGCTCGACTTCGCGCTGGTGCTTGGCCGGCGTCATGTCGATGAAGTCGATGACGATCAGGCCACCCATGTCGCGCAGGCGCAGCTGCCGGGCGATTTCCTCGGCCGCTTCCAGGTTGGTCTGGAGCGCGGTCTCCTCGATGTCCTGGCCTTTGGTGGCGCGGGAGGAGT harbors:
- the rne gene encoding ribonuclease E, which codes for MKRMLINATHPEELRVALVDGQRLFDLDIESSSREQKKANIYKGRITRVEPSLEAAFVDFGAERHGFLPLKEISKEYFKKSPGQIEGKINIKDVVSEGQEVIVQVDKEERGNKGAALTTFISLAGRYLVLMPNNSRAGGISRRIEGEERAQLKEAMSDVQVPKSMGIIVRTAGIGRTTEELQWDLDYLVQFWEAITQAAGERKAPFLIHQESNVIIRAVRDYLRQDIGEVLIDANGVYEDVLNFVRAVMPTFENKIKLYKDEIPLFSRYQIEGQIETAFQREVKLPSGGSIVIDPTEALVSIDINSSRATKGQDIEETALQTNLEAAEEIARQLRLRDMGGLIVIDFIDMTPAKHQREVEQKIREALEIDRARVQVGKISRFGLLEMSRQRLRPSLGETRSEVCPRCEGQGTIRGIESLALSIMRLIYEESSKEKTGEVRAVVPVSVATFLLNEKRKQLADIEARQEVNVVVVPVPHMETPHFEILRLRQDETTPEHISSHQVAQEYSVREEEVFEAPAAERPVREQAAVKAIRPSAPAPTPAAKAEPAEEQEEGLFRRLGRKIANFFGDEEAQTEESRDTGKSAREDRRNQGRQDRRKSRVARDDQRSGGNRSGNDRRQGGQQGRGDDNRGRGRNRGNQNRQGADKAADSKGTDNRGADTKTADNKGGDGRQGGQGRGRGQGRNKPQRDQGQRDQKDQKDQKDTREQKDQQSAKKPGGDKGSSGEKGGGSDKPRKPRRQRNRDGSPAETPASTPADRKAVRSEKHQKDTQPEQSGEAAKSEVKAAEASQPQKDQAPAAKAQDDKSAQASEAPKQDAKAEAKADSQKPQVKPEEAAKAKADDSAPAKSEGAAKAGADEAPKAKAEQAPEAKAKPAESKTETKAETGKPASEAADKKPADQKPAEAKAAEQKPAESKPAEPKQAEQKPAASKQAEPKPAESKAAEAKDAKQPAESKAQSPKAQDKPAAAADAKAEQKSAEAKAEAKPAQAEAEPKTEAKAEPKPAAAPEPKSDAKAESAKPAEQPAAKSEQAKPAEPAGVDVPVTPGRAYNDPREVRKRQRAAEEAKKAGSN